The nucleotide sequence ACGTCTCCGGTCCTTCGCGCGGGAGGCCGCTCCGCATGCGAAAGAAGCCCACACCGTCTGTGTTGGCGTGCCCCACTGCATGGACCCACGTGGATCCCAGTCACCTGCCCCAGGCCGTGGATGCCACGCCACGGATGCGTCTGTCGGCCTCAAGCGCCCGCACGGTGACCCATGGTGGTGCCCCAGCTGCTGCAGCAGGCGGCTGCGGCAGGTGggtgccattgcaacatgtgcaacgtctgatctacttttacaacatccatatgaaacacttgcaacatatgtctgaaatagctgaaacacttgcaaattaaAGACACCAAAAAACTTGAAAACATGTGTGTAGACATTGTAAACATtcggatgaaacatttgcaacatacatatgaaaacacatgaaacacttgcatatatatgcaacatgcatatctacttttgcaacatccaaataaaacacatgtaacatacgtctgaaacagatgaaacatttggaacatacacttgaaacatacttgtATAGCTATTGCAATATGtataacatcccgatctactttgcaacatcaatataaaacacttgcaacatacctctgaaacatttgaaacacttaaaacatattcttgcaacatgcgttttcaaCACAATGTCACCTCGTTgtttggacgaatggaggcttgTCGGCTCGCAGAGCTCGATGCGGTGCGGAGATCGACGCTGGCACGAAGTGGGGGTGCAGCGTGTGGGCGGGTGCAGTGCGCAGCGGCCGGCGGGTGACCCCCACGCTAGAGAAGGCCGCGGGGGGCGGGGGGTGCGGTGCCCATGGCACGGCGCCCCTGCACTGGAGAAAGGTAGTAGAGGAAGGGGATTGGGTGTCGCCGGCGGGAGCGAGCGTCGCGGGCGCGGACGGGAACGAGCGTCACGGGCGGGGCGTGTGACGAGCAGGAGCAAGCGGTGCGAACTGGGAAACAAGCATTAGCTTTAGTAATAACTCCACGTGGCTTGATAGCTTCATTCATGTTTCCAACTCGTACAATATCACAAGGCAAATACATGTTACTTCTAAGCATAAGCTATCGAGTATGATGGATTCATCATAATTATTTCATCATCCGTCTTGCATTCAAAAGTAAACGCTCTATAGGGTGACCACTGCATTTGCATGCCGGAATGCCAGAATGATCTGTATGATTCCTGCCGACGCATTGAAACCTTCGTTGTAGGTAGGAATCGAGATGTCGGTTGGGTACGTATCAAGATTGAAGAGAAGACGGAATTTAGACTGGCATCTGCACACAACCGTGCAGAAATGTGAGGTGCAGAAGCCTCTTCCATTTCCTCCACGTTTGGAGCTCAAATGGAGCACAACTGAGCTTGGTGGCCGCAAGCAAGCAACCTCAATCCTGCTTGCCATTGCTATATTAAGCTTGTTCATCCATCATTCCCATTAGGCACAATGCCATTTTTAGGATAAAAATCAGCAATCTCCTCGCATGTAGCTGGCCATCATCAGTTCTCCTTGGTTTAGTTTGTTCTTCAATGGATCCTCCAAATCCAATGCGCTTAGCGGCACTTGTCTCCCTCCGTgctgccgtcttcttcctcgccttGCTTCTGGTGAGCCCCGCCGTCGCCCACAATGACCACGGCGTGCACAAGAACTACCTCATCATCGTGCGCACGCCGTACGAGTACGATCGGAGCATGTTCAAGGACGTGTCGGACTGGCACGCGTCCCTGCTCGCGTCCGTGTGCGACatggccgaggaggagctcgaCAAGGATCCGGCCGCCATGGCGCGCCTCATCTACTCCTACCGCCACGTCGTGAACGGCTTCTCGGCCCGCCTCACCGTCGAGGAGATCCGCGAGATGGCCGGCAAGGACTGGTTCGTCAAGGCCATTCCGGAGAAGACGTACAGGTTGATGACCACCCACACGCCGCAGATGCTCGGGCTCAACGGCAAAGGCTCCCACGGCGGCCTGTGGAACAAGAGCAACATGGGCGAAGGGATCATCATCGGCGTCCTCGACGACGGCATCAGCCCCGGGCACCCGTCGTTCGACGGGACGGGcgtcccgccgccgccggccaagtGGAAGGGCCGGTGCGACTTCAACAGCTCCGTGTGCAACAACAAGCTTATCGGTGCGCGGTCGTTCTACGAGTCGGCCAAGTGGAAGTTTCAAGGGGTCGACGACCCGGTGCTGCCCGTTagcaagggctcgcacgggacGCACACGTCGAGCACGGCGGCCGGCGCGTTCGTGCCCGGCGCGAACGTCATGGGCAACGGGATCGGAACGGCTGCCGGCATGGCCCCGCGCGCGCACATCGCGCTCTACCAGGTGTGCTTCGAGGACAAGGGATGCGACCGCGACGACATACTGGcagcgctcgacgacgccgtagACGAGGGCGTCGACGtgctctcgctctcgctcgggGACGACGAAGCCGGTGACTTCGCCTACGACCCCATcgcgctcgggggctacaccgccATCATGAAAGGCATCTTCGTCAGCGCCGCGGGTGGGAACATGGGCCCGGACCCGGCGACGGTTGCCAACGAGGCGCCGTGGCTGCTCACCGTGGCGGCGGCGACAACTGACCGGAGGTTCGTCGCCTCCGTAAGGCTTGGCAATGGAGTCGAGCTCGATGGCGAGTCGTTGTTCCAGCCAGAGGGTTTCCTAAGCGTGCCGCGCCCGCTGGTAAGAGACCTCAGCGACGGCACATGTTCCGACGAGAAGGTCCTTACGCCGGAGCACGTCGGAGGAAAGATAGTCGTCTGCGACGCCGGTGGCAACTTCACCTCCCTCGAGATGGGTGCCGCCCTACGCGAAGGCGGCGCGGCCGGTATGGTTGTGATAACCATCGAGGAATTCGGGTCGGTGATCCAACCCAAGGCGCACGCGCTCCCGGCGTCGCAGGTGACTTACTCGACAGGGCAGAAGATCAGGGCATACATGAACTCCACAGACATCCCGACGGGCGAGCTGATCTTCAAAGGAACCGTGCTCGGCAATCGCGACTCGCCGGTGGTGGCGGCGTTCTCGTCGCGGGGGCCAAGCAAGCAAAACCAGGGGATCCTCAAGCCCGACATCACCGGCCCTGGAGTGAACATCATCGCCGGCGTCCCCAAACCGGCGGGGTTCATGACGCCTCCCAATCCACTGGCGGCCAAGTTCGACGTCTTGTCCGGCACGTCCATGGCCACTCCGCACCTCAGCGGCATCGCCGCGGTGCTCAAGAAAGCGCACCCGACATGGACGCCGGCGGCGATCAAGTCGGCCATTATAACGACGGCCGACCCGAAGGACCACCGCGGGAAGCCGATAGCGGCCCATGACGGGTACCCTGCCAACCTGCTCACGCTGGGCGCCGGGTTCGTCGAACCCATGAAGGCCCTGTCGCCGGGGCTAGTGTACAACCTGACGGCGTTCGACTACATCCCCTACCTGTGCGGGCTCAGGTACACCGACCATGAGATCAACTCGATCATCCACCCGTTGCCGCCGGTGTCGTGCGCGCAGATGGCCGTCGTGGAGCAGAAGGACCTCAACTACCCGTCCATCACGGCGTTCCTGGACCAGGAGCCCTTCGTCGTTAATGTCACCCGCGTCGTGACGAACGTCGGGCGCGCCATCTCCGTGTACGTCGCCAAGGTGGAGGTGCCGAGCACGGTGTCGGTGACGGTGACTCCGGAGATGCTCCTGTTCAAGATGGTGAACGAGGCGAAGAGGTTCACGGTCACCATCAGGTCCATGGACACAAGTATCCAGGAGGGGATCGCCGAGGGGCAGCTCGCGTGGGTCTCGCCCAAGAACGTGGTGCGCACCCCGATCCTCGTGTCGTTCAAGAAGTTCGTCAAGGATAACTCCACCACAGCTCATCTTAGACATTGATTAGTTCCTGATCTAAGACCAGCAGACTAGAACCCAGAGGTTGATTACAATGATGTAACATCAGCTTCAGCTATAGCACCGTCTCTTGGCTTTGTGTTGAACTGTTGACCCTTGGTCACACAGCAAAGGGTACGACCGGATCGTACGAGGATCACACGGACCACTTGAAGATATATAGGATCGAATTCGCAGTGGAGCAGGAAACCCAACCTAGCCGACTTTTACATTACACGCCAGTCGTGGCGAAAACCAAAAAATGTCTCTCGAGAAGAAACTTGTCGAGACGGCGCATCTATAGTTTGTTCTATAGTGGGCAAAATCATCTAGAACGCCCAACTAATCATTAACTAGGCTTTAACTATTTATTCTACCAATTCTGTTTCTCCTATGGTCATTCTGTAATTTGCATCATTGGGTCCTTCACGTTTTCCCTTTGCTCCAAATCTATATCTCAtgcaactaaaaagactaaaagtaagactattttttggtgcgacttttttttgtcgctcctcccttccggccatACGATACCCCGcgtgatagaaaaagaaactgccatTCCTGCGATCCCcacctgctttgaaggaaacaaatcgatcacctgagaacacatgcatggaaggaaacaataatcatacatggaaggaaacaattggcaaagatcaagcaagactccTCCCTTTCGGCCATGCGATacccgcgcgatagaaaaagaaactaccatccctgcgatccccgcctgctttgaagaaaacaaatcgatcacctaagaccacatgcatggaagaaaacaataatcatgcatagaagaaaacaattggcaaagatcaaacaagacgactcaatgaggttggcccttaattttaatgtttccagcatgcagacctgaaattaaaaagtggctgctccttaacatcagtggtgccaaataaaagatgtgcaggttataTATGGTGAGACTGGTAAACCTTCTGCAATTttctaaacgaatattcccaccattcgtATATAGGTTCATTCCCCTACGTTTCTTCGTGCtccaattagcatataatatgaaagtattggtGTGTTCATCACGACTTCCGGTTGACTACTCCCATTACCATATACTTCCTCTGCCAAAAATATAAGTTGTTATGGGATGTGTgcaagtcaaactttcttaactttgactaggtttgtaaaaaaatACATGCAACATTTAACAATCAATTGGTCGACTCCTGATGACACATGCATGTAAAAAAATACAAGTattataattggtcgaagttaaaaaaaagttgacttctcggaaaacgagaatgaattctattttgggacagagggagtatatgaaagcagtgttgaaaatattttaataaTCAAGTTCGTCtatgtctgattggtaagcttagacatcataatggcatcaaaaatTTTAACTCTCATGaacaccctcatggatcagtgcaaagcatcccaatcctacaacatacacaaatgacaatcttaaagaccatcttagacgttctaGCATTAAAGTATATATGTGCACacacataggcatggtggtgcaagtgagcagccagcaggaaTTGAGAgttaggggtgtttggatcccaggactaaactttagtccctgtcacattgaatttttagatattaattaggaggactaaacatgagttaattataaaactaattatataagttgtggctaattcgttTGTCAGCaccgtgtacaggatggtatggagatgtggtggaacttattcgtagATTTATtgacgcacgaaagaaatggatatcggaaatctcttcctgccgtataaaaaatgatcttagccacATCACaaaaagatctacacagtagagtttgtgagcctacgacgccatgctctctgtgactgtgtaaattttacgaacttagc is from Miscanthus floridulus cultivar M001 chromosome 7, ASM1932011v1, whole genome shotgun sequence and encodes:
- the LOC136464067 gene encoding subtilisin-like protease 1; this translates as MDPPNPMRLAALVSLRAAVFFLALLLVSPAVAHNDHGVHKNYLIIVRTPYEYDRSMFKDVSDWHASLLASVCDMAEEELDKDPAAMARLIYSYRHVVNGFSARLTVEEIREMAGKDWFVKAIPEKTYRLMTTHTPQMLGLNGKGSHGGLWNKSNMGEGIIIGVLDDGISPGHPSFDGTGVPPPPAKWKGRCDFNSSVCNNKLIGARSFYESAKWKFQGVDDPVLPVSKGSHGTHTSSTAAGAFVPGANVMGNGIGTAAGMAPRAHIALYQVCFEDKGCDRDDILAALDDAVDEGVDVLSLSLGDDEAGDFAYDPIALGGYTAIMKGIFVSAAGGNMGPDPATVANEAPWLLTVAAATTDRRFVASVRLGNGVELDGESLFQPEGFLSVPRPLVRDLSDGTCSDEKVLTPEHVGGKIVVCDAGGNFTSLEMGAALREGGAAGMVVITIEEFGSVIQPKAHALPASQVTYSTGQKIRAYMNSTDIPTGELIFKGTVLGNRDSPVVAAFSSRGPSKQNQGILKPDITGPGVNIIAGVPKPAGFMTPPNPLAAKFDVLSGTSMATPHLSGIAAVLKKAHPTWTPAAIKSAIITTADPKDHRGKPIAAHDGYPANLLTLGAGFVEPMKALSPGLVYNLTAFDYIPYLCGLRYTDHEINSIIHPLPPVSCAQMAVVEQKDLNYPSITAFLDQEPFVVNVTRVVTNVGRAISVYVAKVEVPSTVSVTVTPEMLLFKMVNEAKRFTVTIRSMDTSIQEGIAEGQLAWVSPKNVVRTPILVSFKKFVKDNSTTAHLRH